The following are encoded together in the Conger conger chromosome 11, fConCon1.1, whole genome shotgun sequence genome:
- the b3galt8 gene encoding beta-1,3-galactosyltransferase 1, which translates to MRKLYIAGFSTVKGMFNLFSQTVIKCCVLVALFTVIISFLVKQRQHRPTDQNPHPIEQAYYKIISPSTYSYVLNQPGKCKGKRPFLVLMVPVAPGDRSSRDAVRSTWGQENLIPEVVITRIFFTGLATGEQGPRIQADLERESQEHEDIVQMDFQDSYRNLTIKTMMMMNWLASSCQGAMYAMKIDADIFLNVHYLVNHFLGSPSSVPARHGYITGSVISDGHPRRDKKSKWYVSEEVYPETSYPPYVSGAGYVFSIDLAGRISWASRFVRPFPMEDVYIGLCLRVLGVRPTYSYSLTSMRNMFEIRRLEYDKCVFSRVIIVNGFKPHELRRIWHDFQKSSFTC; encoded by the coding sequence ATGAGAAAGCTATACATAGCTGGGTTCAGTACGGTAAAAGGGATGTTTAACCTTTTCAGTCAGACGGTAATTAAATGCTGTGTCCTTGTAGCTCTGTTCACTGTCATTATTAGTTTCTTGGTGAAACAGAGACAACACAGACCAACCGACCAGAATCCACATCCTATTGAGCAAGCGTATTACAAGATTATCTCTCCATCGACGTATAGTTATGTCCTGAACCAGCCAGGAAAGTGCAAAGGGAAAAGACCCTTCCTAGTGCTGATGGTCCCAGTGGCCCCGGGCGACCGTTCCTCCAGGGATGCCGTCAGGTCGACTTGGGGTCAGGAGAACCTGATTCCAGAAGTCGTCATCACCAGGATCTTCTTCACGGGCCTGGCCACTGGCGAGCAGGGTCCGCGTATCCAAGCCGACCTGGAGAGGGAAAGCCAGGAGCACGAGGACATTGTCCAGATGGATTTCCAGGACAGTTACCGCAACCTGACCATCAAgaccatgatgatgatgaactgGTTGGCCTCCAGCTGCCAGGGCGCCATGTACGCAATGAAGATCGACGCTGACATTTTCCTCAATGTGCACTACCTGGTCAACCATTTCCTGGGCTCTCCCAGCAGTGTCCCTGCCCGGCATGGCTACATCACCGGGTCGGTCATCAGCGATGGCCACCCACGGAGGGACAAGAAGAGCAAGTGGTATGTCTCGGAGGAGGTTTACCCCGAGACGTCCTATCCTCCTTATGTCTCTGGGGCGGGGTATGTATTCTCTATTGATCTTGCAGGGAGGATTTCATGGGCATCCAGATTTGTAAGACCCTTTCCCATGGAGGATGTCTACATTGGTCTTTGCCTGCGGGTGTTGGGCGTGCGGCCGACCTACTCCTACAGCCTGACGTCCATGCGAAACATGTTTGAGATCCGTCGTCTGGAATATGATAAGTGCGTGTTTTCCCGCGTCATCATTGTGAATGGATTTAAACCACACGAATTGCGGCGCATTTGGCATGACTTTCAGAAATCCTCCTTCACCTGCTGA